Proteins encoded by one window of Bos javanicus breed banteng chromosome 22, ARS-OSU_banteng_1.0, whole genome shotgun sequence:
- the LOC133235460 gene encoding serine protease 44-like has product MAVPGVPRCGGRSLGLLVWLLVFQPLLSEGDGPKGASTMSPTLQGTPSTSGYPTSVNVSAHPVSPVPPITPVGETLKPAQTPAFEPLPPQGTCGRRVMRIVGGVPSPERKWPWQVSLQINNVHKCGGSLIAPRWVLTSAHCVRGHEEYTVRLGDTLLQSNSQNAVVIPVQDIICYNYYNYQTMRHDIALVLLALSVNYSAYIQPVCLPGKDFEVKAGTVCWSTGWGRTLQFGPSHVPTLQETKQVILHYTTCNRMVKKQEKPFPKVVRKGMVCGYHEKSGGPCKGDAGGPLVCQFNDRWIQMGIVSWGIHCALKEVPAVYTNVRFYKDWVYGTMNQASILDSGGFFIPWVCLMLALSILVTL; this is encoded by the exons ATGGCGGTCCCAGGTGTCCCCCGCTGTGGCGGCCGCTCCTTGGGCCTCCTGGTCTGGCTCCTTGTCTTTCAGCCACTTCTCA GTGAGGGTGACGGACCCAAGGGGGCCTCTACAATGAGCCCCACATTGCAGGGGACCCCCTCAACTTCAGGATACCCGACATCCGTGAATGTTTCAGCacaccctgtgtctcctgtgcctccCATAACTCCAGTGGGAGAGACTTTGAAACCTGCACAGACTCCCGCTTTTGAACCGCTGCCTCCTCAAG GAACATGTGGCCGTCGGGTTATGCGGATAGTTGGTGGAGTGCCATCCCCTGAGAGAAAGTGGCCCTGGCAGGTGAGCCTGCAGATCAACAATGTCCACAAATGTGGAGGCTCCCTCATTGCGCCACGTTGGGTACTGACGTCAGCTCACTGTGTAAGAGG CCATGAGGAATATACAGTGCGCCTAGGAGACACATTGTTACAATCAAATTCCCAAAATGCAGTGGTCATTCCAGTTCAAGACATCATTTGCTATAACTACTATAATTATCAGACTATGAGGCATGACATTGCCCTTGTTCTGCTGGCCCTCTCTGTGAATTATTCTGCGTACATCCAGCCAGTGTGCCTTCCTGGAAAGGATTTTGAAGTGAAAGCTGGGACAGTGTGCTGGTCGACTGGATGGGGCCGAACTTTACAATTTG GGCCATCACATGTACCCACTCTTCAGGAGACTAAGCAAGTCATTCTTCACTACACGACATGTAATAGGATggtcaagaaacaggaaaaaccatttcCCAAGGTAGTTCGTAAAGGAATGGTCTGTGGTTATCATGAGAAGAGTGGAGGCCCCTGCAAG ggAGATGCTGGGGGTCCCCTGGTCTGTCAGTTTAATGACAGATGGATCCAGATGGGGATTGTGAGCTGGGGTATTCACTGTGCTTTGAAAGAAGTGCCTGCAGTGTACACAAACGTTAGATTCTACAAGGATTGGGTTTATGGTACAATGAATCAGGCTTCTATTCTGgattcaggaggattctttatcccATGGGTGTGTCTGATGTTGGCCCTGAGCATCCTGGTGACCCTGTGA